One region of Ornithinibacter aureus genomic DNA includes:
- the dmpG gene encoding 4-hydroxy-2-oxovalerate aldolase, which yields MGDMTIRPEDAPVVTTEVTETDVLTHTPTGGGLRDLRITDSTLRDGSHAMQHQFTEEQVRGVVHALDKAGVEVIEVSHGDGLGGSSFNYGFSKVDEMKLIAAAVEEATQAKIAILMLPGLGTVHELKKAHAAGASVARIATHCTEADVSLQHFAAARALGMETVGFLMLSHKASPAKLAEQARIMVDAGAQCVYVVDSAGALVLTDAQERIQAVIDEIGPQAQVGFHGHQNLSLGIANSVLAYLAGAKQIDGALCALGAGAGNSPTEVLAATFERMGIRTGVDLGEVLSAADDVVKPFIPRLPWMDRASITQGYAGVYSSFLLHAERAAARYEVPAHEILQKVGEYGYVGGQEDMIIDIALQLAEEKNQLVELGDLAGMGVR from the coding sequence ATGGGTGACATGACCATCCGCCCCGAGGACGCCCCCGTCGTCACGACCGAGGTCACCGAGACCGACGTCCTCACCCACACCCCCACCGGGGGCGGGCTGCGCGACCTGCGGATCACCGACTCCACGCTGCGCGACGGTTCGCACGCCATGCAGCACCAGTTCACCGAGGAGCAGGTGCGCGGTGTCGTGCACGCCCTCGACAAGGCCGGTGTCGAGGTGATCGAGGTCAGCCACGGCGACGGCCTCGGCGGCTCGAGCTTCAACTACGGCTTCTCCAAGGTCGACGAGATGAAGCTCATCGCCGCCGCCGTCGAGGAGGCCACCCAGGCCAAGATCGCCATCCTCATGCTGCCCGGCCTCGGCACCGTGCACGAGCTGAAGAAGGCGCACGCCGCCGGTGCCTCGGTCGCCCGCATCGCGACCCACTGCACCGAGGCCGACGTCTCGCTCCAGCACTTCGCCGCGGCCCGCGCGCTCGGCATGGAGACCGTCGGCTTCCTCATGCTCAGCCACAAGGCCTCGCCCGCGAAGCTCGCCGAGCAGGCCCGGATCATGGTGGATGCCGGGGCCCAGTGCGTCTACGTCGTCGACTCCGCGGGTGCTCTCGTCCTCACCGACGCCCAGGAGCGCATCCAGGCCGTCATCGACGAGATCGGCCCGCAGGCGCAGGTCGGTTTCCACGGCCACCAGAACCTCAGCCTGGGCATCGCCAACTCGGTGCTCGCCTACCTGGCTGGTGCCAAGCAGATCGACGGTGCGCTGTGCGCCCTCGGCGCCGGGGCCGGCAACAGCCCCACCGAGGTGCTCGCCGCGACCTTCGAGCGGATGGGCATCCGCACCGGGGTCGACCTCGGTGAGGTGCTCTCGGCCGCGGACGACGTCGTCAAGCCGTTCATTCCCCGCCTGCCGTGGATGGACCGCGCCTCGATCACCCAGGGCTACGCCGGGGTGTACTCCTCGTTCCTGCTGCACGCCGAGCGGGCCGCCGCCCGCTACGAGGTGCCCGCCCACGAGATCCTCCAGAAGGTCGGCGAGTACGGCTACGTCGGCGGCCAGGAGGACATGATCATCGACATCGCGCTCCAGCTCGCCGAGGAGAAGAACCAGCTCGTCGAGCTCGGGGACCTCGCCGGGATGGGGGTGCGCTGA
- a CDS encoding 2-keto-4-pentenoate hydratase, with amino-acid sequence MGDHTASDVASTASGVGAAPEGGWDVESVAAELLRCEDERREREPFTDEWPGLDLDTGYAIQDLNLAKRLERGEKLIGVKLGLTSRAKQQRMGVHFPFVAWLTDAMVLPVGDPVPQGKLIHPRIEPEIVFVMGERLEGPGITCAQAMSAVESVWGGAEVIDSRYSNFRFTAGDVAADNASSGAFVTGPIGLPPSEVDLALEAVLVEVDGVVVDSATGAAVQGHPGEALALAANDLARRGHAIEAGWIVLTGGMTDAVFAPPGSSTALHFTNLGSVFLNGGEG; translated from the coding sequence ATGGGTGACCACACGGCATCCGACGTGGCCAGCACGGCATCCGGCGTGGGCGCGGCCCCGGAAGGTGGGTGGGACGTCGAGTCCGTCGCCGCCGAGCTCCTGCGCTGCGAGGACGAGCGCCGCGAGCGCGAGCCGTTCACCGACGAGTGGCCGGGGCTCGACCTCGACACCGGCTATGCGATCCAGGACCTCAACCTCGCCAAGCGCCTCGAGCGCGGCGAGAAGCTCATCGGCGTCAAGCTGGGCCTGACGAGCCGGGCCAAGCAGCAGCGGATGGGTGTGCACTTCCCGTTCGTCGCGTGGCTGACCGACGCGATGGTGCTGCCGGTCGGCGACCCGGTGCCCCAGGGAAAGCTCATCCACCCGCGCATCGAGCCCGAGATCGTCTTCGTCATGGGCGAGCGCCTCGAGGGCCCGGGCATCACGTGTGCCCAGGCGATGAGCGCGGTTGAGTCGGTGTGGGGCGGCGCCGAGGTCATCGACAGCCGCTACAGCAACTTCCGCTTCACCGCCGGTGACGTCGCCGCCGACAACGCCTCCTCCGGTGCCTTCGTCACCGGCCCGATCGGCCTCCCCCCGAGCGAGGTCGACCTCGCCCTCGAGGCGGTGCTCGTCGAGGTCGACGGTGTCGTCGTCGACTCGGCGACCGGCGCCGCCGTGCAGGGCCACCCCGGGGAGGCGCTCGCGCTCGCCGCGAACGACCTCGCCCGTCGCGGCCACGCCATCGAGGCGGGCTGGATCGTCCTCACCGGCGGCATGACGGATGCCGTGTTCGCACCTCCCGGGTCGAGCACCGCCCTGCACTTCACCAACCTCGGTTCGGTGTTCCTCAACGGCGGGGAAGGCTGA
- a CDS encoding tautomerase family protein: MPLIEVTLAEGRTPVQIRTLISALTHAAAEAVDAPVDSIRVVIREVPPTHWGAGDVTIAERRGAPDPRAGT; encoded by the coding sequence ATGCCGCTCATCGAGGTGACCCTGGCCGAAGGTCGCACGCCGGTGCAGATCCGCACCCTCATCTCCGCCCTCACCCACGCCGCCGCAGAGGCGGTCGACGCCCCGGTCGACAGCATCCGGGTCGTCATCCGCGAGGTACCTCCGACGCACTGGGGTGCCGGTGACGTCACCATCGCCGAACGCCGCGGGGCACCCGACCCGCGCGCGGGCACCTGA
- a CDS encoding aldehyde dehydrogenase — MSELQFFGHIIDNEEVESIDGKRFDVWNPWTREVWAQAAEASEKDAERAIESARRAFDEGPWPRMGRAERAKAIHRLADLMEERADDLARMDSTNMAKPFEQAKHDVARSVWNFRFFADHQRDAVGEVYPMDSGHHTYSEFGPAGVVAAISPWNFPLMMASWKIAPAIAWGNTCIIKPSEDTPASVTLLGRLAVEAGFPPGVLNVVNGFGAPAGATLTGDDRVDRVTFTGSSTTGRYVMASAATHLAPVSLELGGKGANIVFEDADIDNAIHWAVEAIFRNAGQICLAGSRLFVHSSLYESFMERFVTAAEALTIGDPFDPATTFSSLASKRHFDKVASYVESARELGGTIRTGGVAEDGTWVVRPTIIDGLALDAAPYCEEIFGPVCVVNSFDTEEEVVHLANDTRYGLNAMLFTENLSRAHRVASKLRAGTVWVNCFFIRDLRTPFGGVGDSGVGREGGNFSREFFTEPKAVVMQIDRG; from the coding sequence ATGAGCGAGCTCCAGTTCTTCGGCCACATCATCGACAACGAGGAGGTCGAGTCGATCGACGGCAAGCGCTTCGACGTCTGGAACCCGTGGACGCGGGAGGTGTGGGCCCAGGCGGCCGAGGCGTCGGAGAAGGATGCCGAGCGTGCCATCGAGAGTGCGCGGCGCGCCTTCGACGAGGGTCCGTGGCCGCGGATGGGCCGGGCCGAGCGGGCCAAGGCCATCCACCGGCTGGCAGACCTCATGGAGGAGCGCGCCGACGACCTCGCGCGGATGGACTCCACGAACATGGCCAAGCCGTTCGAGCAGGCCAAGCACGACGTGGCGCGCTCGGTGTGGAACTTCCGGTTCTTCGCCGACCACCAGCGCGACGCCGTCGGCGAGGTCTACCCGATGGACTCGGGCCACCACACGTACAGCGAGTTCGGCCCGGCCGGGGTCGTCGCGGCGATCAGCCCGTGGAACTTCCCGCTGATGATGGCGTCGTGGAAGATCGCGCCGGCGATCGCGTGGGGCAATACCTGCATCATCAAGCCGTCGGAGGACACGCCGGCGTCGGTGACGCTGCTCGGGCGCCTGGCCGTCGAGGCCGGCTTCCCGCCCGGCGTGCTCAACGTCGTCAACGGCTTCGGGGCACCCGCCGGGGCGACGCTCACCGGTGACGACCGGGTCGACCGGGTGACCTTCACCGGGTCCTCGACGACGGGCAGGTACGTCATGGCGTCGGCGGCGACGCACCTGGCGCCGGTGTCGCTCGAGCTGGGCGGCAAGGGCGCGAACATCGTCTTCGAGGACGCCGACATCGACAACGCCATCCACTGGGCGGTCGAGGCGATCTTCCGCAACGCCGGGCAGATCTGCCTCGCGGGGTCGCGGCTGTTCGTGCACTCCTCGCTGTACGAGTCGTTCATGGAGCGGTTCGTCACGGCGGCCGAGGCACTGACCATCGGCGACCCGTTCGACCCGGCGACGACGTTCTCGTCGCTGGCGAGCAAGCGGCACTTCGACAAGGTCGCCTCGTACGTGGAGTCGGCCCGTGAGCTCGGTGGCACGATCCGCACCGGCGGGGTCGCCGAGGACGGCACCTGGGTGGTGCGCCCGACGATCATCGACGGACTCGCCCTGGATGCCGCTCCCTACTGCGAGGAGATCTTCGGCCCGGTGTGCGTCGTCAACTCCTTCGACACCGAGGAGGAGGTCGTGCACCTCGCCAACGACACCCGGTACGGGCTCAACGCGATGCTCTTCACCGAGAACCTGTCGCGGGCGCACCGGGTGGCCTCGAAGCTGCGGGCCGGCACGGTGTGGGTGAACTGCTTCTTCATCCGCGACCTGCGCACGCCGTTCGGAGGCGTCGGCGACTCGGGTGTCGGGCGCGAGGGTGGCAACTTCTCGCGGGAGTTCTTCACCGAGCCCAAGGCCGTCGTGATGCAGATCGACCGCGGCTGA
- a CDS encoding protealysin inhibitor emfourin: MPSAQHPSPSHPPLSVPPQASPPTDRPFSAPAQASAPPQPPHPPVCTIVPPYLLEALASSDDPHVAAHAQATLDVDAELREARGIELRPSSAAPRRKKRPPRPARGTADAPQRAIHDAERGTTLPGTLVRSEGDADTGDREVREAYDGLGATWDLWQDTYGRNSLDGRGLPLIATVHFSRDYDNAFWDGTQMVFGDGDGVVFLPFTRSLDVIGHELAHGVTQFTSGLNYQDQSGALNESVSDVFGVLVKQRLLGQSTDQADWLIGADLLGPDVKGVAIRSMAAPGTAYDDPRLGRDPQPGHMRDYVDTQDDNGGVHINSGIPNKAFHVVATTLGGNAWEAAGQVWFDTITGDISADCDFETFAALTVKAATARHGAGSEVVAAVRAGWVAVGLADAVAQPDADPSPSGGGQGSPATPSSPAEPAPKKPTSGTQVNVRRTGGFAGRTVERTVTLGELPQADAKAWRSLLADDHLPALAGRASGGSRMPDSFCYGVRCDAPPIDVELPEPHLTDEVRTLLERTLAAD, from the coding sequence ATGCCGTCCGCTCAGCACCCGTCGCCGTCCCACCCGCCGCTGTCCGTACCTCCCCAGGCATCGCCTCCGACCGACCGCCCGTTCTCCGCGCCCGCCCAGGCGTCGGCACCGCCGCAGCCGCCGCACCCGCCGGTGTGCACGATCGTGCCGCCGTACCTCCTCGAGGCGCTGGCCTCCTCGGACGACCCGCACGTCGCCGCGCACGCCCAGGCCACGCTCGACGTCGATGCCGAGCTGCGCGAGGCCCGCGGCATCGAGCTGCGCCCCTCGAGCGCCGCACCCAGGCGCAAGAAGCGACCGCCGCGCCCGGCGCGCGGCACCGCCGACGCGCCGCAGCGAGCCATCCACGACGCCGAGCGGGGCACCACCCTTCCCGGCACCCTCGTGCGCAGCGAGGGCGACGCCGACACCGGTGACCGTGAGGTCCGTGAGGCCTACGACGGGCTCGGCGCCACCTGGGACCTCTGGCAGGACACCTACGGCCGCAACTCCCTCGACGGCCGCGGCCTGCCCCTCATCGCCACGGTGCACTTCAGCCGCGACTACGACAACGCCTTCTGGGACGGCACCCAGATGGTCTTCGGCGACGGTGACGGCGTGGTCTTCCTGCCCTTCACCCGCAGCCTCGACGTCATCGGCCACGAGCTCGCGCACGGCGTCACCCAGTTCACCTCGGGCCTGAACTACCAGGACCAGTCCGGTGCCCTCAACGAGTCGGTCTCCGACGTCTTCGGGGTGCTCGTCAAGCAGCGCCTGCTCGGTCAGAGCACCGACCAGGCCGACTGGCTCATCGGCGCCGACCTGCTCGGCCCCGACGTCAAGGGTGTCGCGATCCGCTCGATGGCCGCCCCCGGCACCGCCTACGACGACCCGCGCCTGGGACGCGACCCGCAGCCGGGCCACATGCGCGACTACGTCGACACCCAGGACGACAACGGCGGCGTCCACATCAACTCCGGCATCCCGAACAAGGCTTTCCACGTCGTCGCGACCACGCTCGGCGGCAACGCCTGGGAGGCCGCCGGACAGGTCTGGTTCGACACCATCACCGGCGACATCAGCGCCGACTGCGACTTCGAGACCTTCGCCGCGCTCACGGTCAAGGCCGCCACAGCCCGCCACGGGGCTGGGTCCGAGGTGGTCGCCGCCGTGCGCGCGGGCTGGGTCGCGGTCGGTCTCGCGGATGCCGTCGCCCAGCCTGACGCGGACCCCTCACCGTCCGGGGGCGGCCAGGGCTCCCCCGCCACACCGTCCAGCCCGGCGGAGCCCGCGCCGAAGAAGCCGACCTCGGGCACGCAGGTCAACGTCCGTCGCACCGGAGGATTCGCGGGTCGCACCGTGGAGCGCACGGTCACCCTCGGTGAGCTGCCGCAGGCTGATGCCAAGGCCTGGCGGTCCCTCCTGGCCGATGACCACCTGCCGGCGCTCGCGGGCCGGGCCTCCGGCGGCTCCCGGATGCCCGACAGCTTCTGCTACGGCGTGCGGTGCGACGCCCCGCCGATCGACGTCGAGCTGCCCGAGCCGCACCTCACCGACGAGGTGCGCACCCTGCTCGAGCGCACCCTGGCCGCCGACTGA
- a CDS encoding acyl-CoA thioesterase has translation MSEPDPRTLRRTDFDAVRPVPTRWSDNDMFGHLNNAVYLELFDSVLNGWMQEETGIDEMVAPTLGVVAETSCRYYREVAFPTTLDVGVRAKRIGTTSVVFEFGVFSPGVDEIAAHGLWAQVYVDRETRRPVPIPDAVRKHLEAAVTARAARAATPDTAGSPR, from the coding sequence ATGAGCGAGCCCGACCCGCGCACCCTGCGCCGCACCGACTTCGACGCCGTGCGCCCCGTGCCCACCCGCTGGTCGGACAACGACATGTTCGGCCACCTCAACAATGCGGTCTACCTCGAGCTGTTCGACAGCGTCCTCAACGGGTGGATGCAGGAGGAGACCGGCATCGACGAGATGGTCGCGCCCACCCTCGGGGTCGTCGCCGAGACGAGCTGCCGCTACTACCGCGAGGTCGCCTTCCCGACCACGCTCGACGTCGGGGTGCGCGCCAAGCGGATCGGCACCACCAGCGTCGTCTTCGAGTTCGGGGTCTTCTCCCCCGGGGTCGACGAGATCGCCGCGCACGGCCTGTGGGCGCAGGTCTACGTCGACCGCGAGACGCGTCGCCCGGTTCCGATCCCGGATGCCGTGCGCAAACACCTCGAGGCCGCCGTCACCGCCCGCGCCGCCCGTGCTGCCACCCCCGACACTGCCGGGAGCCCGCGCTGA
- a CDS encoding GNAT family N-acetyltransferase, whose product MHAWRGPRDDVDGSWQRVAPWHPRAHAVVAVTGRAMITAPDDVSDADLEALGVDGFGQAHDPRVMTRLAGPTGWVDVLDAVLLASGTGSPDPRVVPRPDLIDHPRVRHAVPIRSDVRVYGFEGDDESVLTLGVGLGGLAEMSLQVGPNRRGQGLGTVLAAAARGLVPFDEPVVACVSPANVPSLRALLSAGFDPVGSVQVYLPDR is encoded by the coding sequence GTGCATGCCTGGCGCGGCCCACGCGACGACGTCGACGGGTCGTGGCAGCGCGTCGCGCCGTGGCACCCGCGGGCGCACGCCGTCGTCGCGGTGACCGGGCGCGCCATGATCACCGCGCCCGACGACGTCAGCGACGCCGACCTCGAGGCCCTCGGGGTCGACGGCTTCGGCCAGGCGCACGACCCGCGCGTGATGACCCGCCTCGCAGGCCCGACCGGGTGGGTCGACGTGTTGGATGCCGTGCTGCTCGCCTCGGGCACCGGGTCGCCGGACCCGCGCGTCGTGCCGCGCCCGGACCTCATCGACCACCCGCGGGTGCGCCACGCGGTGCCGATCCGCAGCGACGTGCGGGTGTACGGCTTCGAGGGTGACGACGAGTCGGTGCTGACCCTCGGGGTCGGGCTCGGCGGCCTCGCGGAAATGAGTCTTCAGGTGGGGCCGAACCGCCGCGGTCAGGGCCTGGGCACGGTGCTGGCCGCTGCCGCCAGGGGCCTGGTGCCGTTCGACGAGCCGGTCGTGGCGTGCGTGTCACCCGCGAACGTGCCGAGCCTGCGGGCGCTGCTGAGCGCCGGGTTCGACCCCGTCGGCTCCGTGCAGGTCTACCTCCCCGACCGCTGA